The Kordia sp. SMS9 genome window below encodes:
- a CDS encoding CotH kinase family protein has protein sequence MKRSFLYLFIASLSLNISCKTNVEPKVLFQTTYSSAKDSLTIIDEENALVTISLNDTDSYSKYTYTLSDENGTVHTNDTLPLSKEFSVDVKKTAKFKKYSNQDVDLNVTLIGDGVSKTITRDIDYLFDATSPIPYVVIQTKTGEFPVDRTRLDADFEFYDIPMKDGWYSMTGDHQSASGTIHARGQGSLGFPKKSFSLNFGKDNPLSIMGMPDSHKWVMIANWVDTSQLCNKVSYDSYAEMGHYGPQSRHVQVFLNGEYWGLYTYGEKIQRGKNHVNTAKKSDGGFIVKEVDNAPDFTTITGRTFQYEYPDNEEATDEQKAHIQETINSYEVKVKTGQDWEESVAEEAEIDYFIMTDVFANPDSYYNGKNVFYFLNLDNKLEPVIWDFIWAFGTPYYTCNNNNPWCYIYSPIGAAYCPTPNCTWGTANLKPQSELMYGNPNYGYSVGFNRFQLMKYYMKTAQNVNMFKDRYSDWRNGTNGKKPVLSDANILGRTDKLIAILRSGEIYKKDSIRWSVDPDFSNRARFSPEDVRTKIKERLQFMDGVVPNLKVQ, from the coding sequence ATGAAACGTTCCTTTCTATACCTTTTTATAGCCAGTTTAAGTTTGAATATATCATGTAAAACGAATGTAGAACCCAAAGTATTATTTCAAACTACGTATAGTAGCGCAAAAGACTCGCTGACTATTATTGATGAAGAGAATGCCTTAGTCACGATTTCTTTGAACGATACCGATTCGTATTCGAAATATACTTATACCTTGAGTGATGAAAACGGAACTGTGCATACAAATGACACGCTTCCACTTTCCAAAGAGTTTTCTGTGGATGTAAAGAAAACAGCCAAATTTAAGAAATATTCCAATCAAGATGTAGACCTCAACGTGACGCTCATTGGTGATGGAGTTAGCAAAACGATTACACGTGATATTGATTATCTATTTGACGCCACTTCGCCAATTCCGTATGTAGTGATACAAACCAAAACTGGTGAGTTTCCTGTTGATAGAACACGTTTAGATGCGGACTTTGAATTTTATGATATTCCGATGAAAGATGGTTGGTATAGTATGACTGGTGATCATCAATCGGCATCAGGAACCATTCATGCAAGAGGACAAGGAAGTTTGGGATTCCCGAAAAAAAGTTTCTCATTAAATTTCGGAAAAGACAATCCGTTGTCTATTATGGGCATGCCCGATAGTCATAAATGGGTGATGATTGCCAATTGGGTAGATACCTCTCAATTGTGTAATAAAGTTTCGTATGATTCGTATGCTGAAATGGGACATTACGGTCCGCAAAGCAGACATGTACAAGTGTTTTTGAATGGCGAATATTGGGGATTGTATACGTATGGAGAAAAGATACAACGTGGAAAAAATCATGTGAATACCGCGAAGAAAAGTGATGGTGGATTTATTGTGAAAGAAGTAGATAATGCGCCTGATTTTACAACAATTACAGGAAGAACATTTCAGTATGAATATCCTGATAATGAAGAAGCAACAGACGAGCAAAAAGCACATATTCAAGAAACTATAAATTCATACGAAGTAAAGGTAAAGACTGGACAAGATTGGGAAGAAAGTGTCGCTGAGGAAGCTGAGATTGATTATTTTATCATGACTGATGTTTTTGCGAATCCAGATAGTTATTATAATGGTAAAAATGTATTCTATTTTTTGAATCTTGATAACAAGTTAGAACCTGTAATTTGGGACTTTATTTGGGCATTTGGAACACCGTATTATACCTGTAATAACAATAACCCTTGGTGTTATATTTATTCGCCAATTGGTGCTGCATATTGTCCTACTCCAAATTGCACTTGGGGAACAGCAAATTTAAAACCTCAAAGTGAGTTAATGTATGGCAATCCAAATTACGGCTATTCTGTAGGCTTTAATCGTTTTCAATTGATGAAATATTATATGAAAACAGCACAAAATGTGAACATGTTTAAAGATCGGTATTCCGATTGGCGAAATGGTACAAATGGAAAAAAGCCCGTACTATCTGATGCTAATATTTTAGGAAGAACGGATAAATTGATTGCGATTTTACGTTCTGGTGAAATTTATAAAAAAGATAGTATCCGCTGGTCTGTTGATCCTGATTTTAGCAATAGAGCGCGATTTTCTCCAGAAGACGTTCGTACTAAAATAAAAGAGCGATTGCAATTTATGGATGGAGTTGTGCCGAATTTGAAAGTACAGTGA
- a CDS encoding acyl-CoA thioesterase, whose translation MSIHYKSASASRVSISELMLPSYSNFNGKIHGGYILSLLDQIAFACASKHSRAYCVTASVDTVDFLNPIEVGELVTMRASINYVGRTSMVVGIRVEAENIQTGVVKHCNSSYFTMVARDDDGKSVEVDGLILENTTEIKRFLKAVKRIEMKRHRKEEFDRADFVPEEYLADLKTYKVKITCTDQL comes from the coding sequence ATGTCCATACATTATAAATCTGCTTCAGCATCAAGAGTTTCCATTTCTGAATTGATGTTGCCCTCCTACTCAAATTTTAATGGAAAAATTCATGGTGGTTATATTCTTTCATTATTAGATCAAATTGCATTTGCCTGTGCTTCCAAACATTCAAGAGCGTATTGTGTAACAGCTTCTGTAGATACGGTTGATTTTCTAAATCCGATTGAAGTGGGCGAATTGGTCACGATGCGCGCTTCTATCAATTATGTGGGCCGAACTTCGATGGTAGTTGGCATTCGCGTGGAAGCGGAAAATATTCAAACTGGCGTAGTAAAACATTGTAATTCATCCTATTTTACCATGGTTGCCCGTGATGATGATGGAAAGAGCGTAGAAGTTGACGGTTTAATTTTGGAAAATACAACAGAGATCAAACGCTTTTTAAAAGCCGTAAAACGTATCGAAATGAAACGCCATCGCAAAGAAGAATTTGATCGTGCAGATTTTGTTCCAGAAGAGTACTTAGCAGATTTAAAAACGTATAAAGTGAAAATTACTTGCACGGATCAATTGTAG